A genomic segment from Nicotiana tabacum cultivar K326 chromosome 9, ASM71507v2, whole genome shotgun sequence encodes:
- the LOC107829391 gene encoding very-long-chain aldehyde decarbonylase CER3 yields MEVPLSTWPWGNLGSFKYLLYGPLLAKWLYSRYQEDNIKETWCLHILIICLLRSSMHHTWNAFSSMLFLTRNRRINKDGVGFKQIDNEWDWDNFILLHGIMGSIVFYMLKDLINIPLWDFKGFLAVAILHIAISEPLYYFLHKKFHGSYLFNHYHSLHHSSPVLQPFTAGHATLLEHIILAAVMGIPILGTCFMGYGSIIMIYGYILIFDCLRCLGHSNFEIIPHQLFQAFPTLKYLLYTPTYHSLHHTEMGTNYCLFMPLFDVLGNTLNPKSWEMHTKLSLESGKNGRVPDFVFLAHVVDLTSAMHVPFLFRSFGSKPFSTRLFLLPLLPFAFVVMLVMWAYSKVFLNSFYNLRGRLHQTWVVPRFGFQYFLPFAAEGINNQIEQAILRADRLGVKVISLAALNKNEALNGGGTLFVNKHPNLKVRVVHGNTLTAAVILKEIPENVTEAFLSGATSKLGRVIALYLCRRQVRVLMLTSSTERFQKIQKEAPAEYQKYLVQVTKYEAARNCKTWIVGKWITPREQSYAPKGTHFHQFVVPPILSFRRDCTYGDLAAMRLPEDVQGLGSCEYTMERGVVHACHAGGVVHSLEGWTHHEVGAIDVDRIDLVWAAAMKHGLKPVSSLKKTD; encoded by the exons ATGGAAGTTCCATTGTCAACTTGGCCATGGGGCAACTTGGGAAGTTTCAAG TATTTACTATATGGACCTTTGCTTGCAAAATGGTTATACTCAAGATATCAAGAAGACAATATCAAGGAAACATGGTGTCTACATATTCTCATTATATGTTTACTTAGAAGCAGCATGCATCATACCTGGAATGCTTTCAGTAGCATGTTGTTCTTGACTCGAAATAGACGAATAAACAAGGATGGTGTTGGTTTTAAGCAAATTGACAATGAGTGGGACTG gGATAATTTCATATTGCTTCATGGTATAATGGGTTCAATAGTTTTCTACATGCTTAAAGACCTAATCAATATTCCTTTATGGGATTTCAAAGGATTTTTGGCTGTTGCAATTCTCCATATAGCAATTTCAGAACCCCTTTATTATttcttgcataaaaaatttcATGGAAGCTATTTATTCAACCATTATCATTCACTTCATCACTCCTCACCTGTACTCCAACCCTTTACAG CTGGACATGCTACACTTTTGGAACACATTATATTAGCTGCAGTGATGGGAATTCCAATTTTAGGAACTTGTTTCATGGGATATGGATCAATAATTATGATATATGGTTATATATTGATCTTTGATTGCTTAAGATGTTTGGGACATAGCAATTTTGAAATTATTCCTCATCAACTATTTCAAGCATTTCCTACTCTTAAATATCTCCTTTACACCCCAAC GTATCACAGCTTACACCACACAGAAATGGGGACCAATTATTGCCTCTTTATGCCACTTTTTGATGTTTTAGGAAATACCCTTAACCCAAAATCATGGGAAATGCACACAAAATTAAGTCTTGAATCAG GCAAAAATGGGAGGGTGCCAGATTTTGTATTTTTGGCACATGTAGTGGATTTAACATCAGCAATGCATGTTCCATTCCTATTCAGATCATTTGGGTCAAAACCATTCAGTACAAGGCTCTTCTTGCTTCCTTTATTGCCCTTTGCTTTTGTAGTTATGTTGGTTATGTGGGCATATTCCAAGGTCTTTTTGAACTCTTTCTACAACTTAAGGGGTCGATTGCATCAAACTTGGGTGGTTCCTCGCTTTGGTTTTCAG TATTTCTTGCCATTCGCAGCTGAAGGGATTAATAATCAAATAGAGCAAGCAATCCTTAGAGCTGATAGATTGGGAGTCAAAGTTATTAGCCTTGCTGCATTGAACAAG AATGAGGCACTAAATGGAGGAGGAACATTATTTGTAAACAAACATCCTAACCTTAAAGTAAGAGTTGTTCATGGAAATACACTAACAGCAGCTGTTATACTAAAAGAAATTCCAGAGAATGTAACTGAGGCTTTCTTATCTGGAGCCACCTCTAAACTTGGAAGAGTTATTGCTCTTTACCTTTGTAGAAGACAAGTTCGTGTTCTT ATGCTAACATCATCAACTGAAAGATTTCAAAAGATACAAAAGGAAGCTCCTGCTGAATACCAGAAATACTTAGTCCAGGTCACCAAGTATGAAGCTGCCAGAAATTGCAAG ACATGGATAGTTGGAAAATGGATAACACCAAGAGAGCAGAGTTATGCACCAAAAGGAACTCATTTCCATCAATTTGTAGTTCCTCCAATTTTGTCCTTTAGAAGAGATTGTACATATGGTGATCTTGCTGCTATGAGATTACCTGAAGATGTTCAAGGACTTGGATCTTGTGAG TATACAATGGAGAGAGGGGTAGTCCATGCATGCCATGCAGGAGGAGTGGTGCATTCATTAGAAGGATGGACACACCATGAAGTTGGAGCTATTGATGTAGACAGAATTGACTTAGTTTGGGCAGCTGCTATGAAACATGGTCTAAAGCCAGTGTCAAGTCTCAAAAAGACagattaa